Proteins co-encoded in one Amaranthus tricolor cultivar Red isolate AtriRed21 chromosome 7, ASM2621246v1, whole genome shotgun sequence genomic window:
- the LOC130818193 gene encoding monodehydroascorbate reductase 4, peroxisomal — MGRAFVYVILGGGVAAGYAALEFTKKGVSPGELCIISQESVAPYERPALSKGFLLPEAPARLPSFHTCVGLNEERLTTKWYNEHGIELVLGTRVKSVDVKRKTLLTATGETISYKILIIATGARALKLEEFGVNVSDAENVCYLRDLADASKLSQVMQSCVGGNAVVIGGGYIGMECAASLVINKINVTMIFPEAHCMPRLFTTKIADYYEDYYKDKGVKFVKGTVLTSFEFDSSGKVTAVNLKDGTRVPADLVVVGIGIRPNTSLFEGQLSIEKGGIKVNGKMQTSNSSVYAVGDVAAFPVKLFGEIRRLEHVDSARRTAKHAVSAIMEPQKTDDFDYLPFFYSRVFGLSWQFYGDNTGEIVHFGDYTGKSFGAYWVKDGRLVGSFLEGGDKEEYEALATATKRRPLVENIDELETKGMSFCAEICKNLPPSPSVGIGVNVESCVRIAEKPLHVIHAGAAVIFAASIAGFAYWYGRRRKRW; from the exons ATGGGTAGAGCTTTTGTGTACGTGATCTTGGGCGGTGGAGTTGCTGCTGGTTATGCTGCTCTTGAATTCACCAAGAAAGGGGTTTCTCCTGGTGAACTTTGTATCATCTCTCAAGAATCG GTTGCTCCTTATGAAAGGCCTGCATTAAGCAAAGGGTTTTTGCTTCCTGAAG CTCCTGCACGCCTTCCATCATTTCACACATGTGTTGGTCTGAATGAGGAAAGGTTGACGACAAAATGGTATAACGAACATG GCATTGAACTTGTTCTTGGCACTCGTGTAAAGTCTGTTGATGTGAAGCGGAAAACTCTGTTGACAGCAACTGGGGAGACAATTAGTTACAAGATTCTCATTATAGCCACTGGTGCTCGG GCTTTGAAGCTTGAAGAATTTGGCGTGAATGTATCAGACGCTGAAAATGTGTGTTATTTGCGTGATCTTGCTGATGCAAGCAAGCTTTCTCAAGTGATGCAATCTTGTGTTGGCGGAAATGCTGTAGTCATTGGTGGTGGTTATATAGGGATGGAATGTGCTGCATCTTTGgtcataaataaaatcaacGTAACCATGATCTTTCCTGAGGCTCACTGCA TGCCGCGCTTATTTACCACCAAGATAGCAGATTATTATGaggattattataaagataaagGAGTGAAGTTTGTGAAAGGGACAGTCTTAACATCATTTGAATTCGATTCCAGTGGGAAG GTTACGGCTGTCAATCTAAAGGATGGCACTCGTGTACCTGCTGACTTGGTTGTTGTGGGAATCGGAATCCGCCCCAATACTAGTTTGTTTGAAGGCCAACTATCTATAGAGAAGGGTGGGATCAAGGTCAATGGAAAAATGCAAACTAGCAACAGTTCTGTCTATGCAGTTGGAGATGTGGCAGCCTTCCCTGTTAAACTGTTTGGTGAAATCCGTCGACTTGAACATGTTGATTCTGCAAGGAGGACAGCAAAGCATGCTGTCAGTGCGATAATGGAACCTCAGAAAACTGACGACTTTGACTATCTTCCATTCTTTTATTCCCGAGTATTTGGTCTATCTTGGCAGTTTTATGGGGATAACACAGGGGAGATAGTCCATTTTGGTGATTATACAGGCAAGAGCTTTGGAGCTTATTGGGTAAAAGACGGCCGCCTTGTCGGATCTTTCCTTGAAGGTGGAGACAAAGAAGAATATGAAGCCTTAGCGACAGCAACCAAACGTAGGCCTTTGGTCGAAAACATAGATGAGTTAGAAACTAAAGGCATGAGCTTCTGTGCTGAAATCTGCAAGAACTTGCCACCATCACCTAGTGTCGGTATTGGTGTCAATGTTGAAAGTTGTGTTCGTATAGCGGAGAAGCCGTTACATGTTATCCATGCTGGTGCTGCGGTTATATTTGCTGCGTCAATAGCTGGCTTTGCTTACTGGTATGGAAGAAGACGCAAGAGGTGGTGA